DNA sequence from the Candidatus Methylomirabilota bacterium genome:
CAAGATCGTGGCCGACGAGCCCAACAACGCCCTGGTGGTCACGACCTTCCCCCGGAACTGGCCGCTCATCGACGACACCATCCGCAAGCTCGACCGGACCCCGAAGCAGGTTCTCATCGAGGTGCTGGTGGTCGAGCTCTCGCTCGACGATGACACCGAGCTCGGGCTGGAGTGGGCGATTCGCACCCAGCGGAACGTCAACATCGGCGGCAACACCTACAACATCGGCAACGTCTCACGCCTGGACGTCGGCCCGCCCGGACCAGCCTTCAGCACGAACACGCCGCCTGGCCTCCCGGCATTCCCCGGTATCTCGACGTCGCTGCCCTTCCAGGGCTTCACGTTCTTCCTCTTCGAGACCGACCGCTTCCTGGGCCTCATCAACCTGTACGCGAACTACGGTCGGGTCAACGTCCTCTCCAGCCCGCACATCCTCACGTCCGAGAACAAGAAGGCCGTCATCAATGTGAGCGACTCGGTCCCCATCGTCACGACCCAGGTGACGGCCCAGACCGGGACACCGCCCTCCCAGGTCCAGCAGCCCCCGACCAACGTCCTGACCCAGAACGTGGAGTACCGGGACGCGGGAATCATCCTCACCGTCACGCCGCGCATCAGCGAGAAGCGGGTGGTGGCGCTGGACGTCAAACAGACCGTGAACAGCGTCGGCGAGCCGCAGCCGCCCAGTGGTTCCCCGATCATCATCAAGCGGGAAGCCGAGACCTCGGTCGTGCTCCACGACAACCAGACCCTGGTCCTCGGCGGCCTCATCCAGACCCGGCGCGACAACACGCAGACCGGGATCCCCGGGCTGTCCCGGATTCCCTGGGTCGGCTTCCTGTTCGGCAAGGACTCCAAGAGGTTCCGGCGGACCGAGCTGCTCCTCCTCATCACGCCGCGGGTGATCGGGGATCCCAGCGAAGGACGCGAGATCTACGAGCAAATCCGGGCCCAGCGCCCGGATCTCGTGCGGGAACTGCGCGGACATCCGTCCATCCTGAAGCCGGCCGCTCCCGAGCCGGCCCCCATCCCGCCGGCGGCGCCCAAGCCGCCGGCGACGCCGCTCCCGGTCGGCTCTGGAGGGTCTACGAATGATCGATAGTCGACCGCGATCCCGGGCCCGGGCCCTCGCGCTCCTCTTCCTGCCCCTCGCGCTCGCCGGGTGCGGCACCTCGGGCTCGAGTCAGAGCGGAACCGGGGGCTCCTTCACGTTCCTCACCGTGGACCTCTTCTCGCTCAGCGGCGCCACGCCGGTGAGCTCGGTCAACTCATTCCTCGATGACAACGCCACATCGACGGTGGTGTGCGTGACCCTCCGCAACAACCTCAAGAATCCCGGCGTGACGGCGCCGACGACGCTCGACAACGTCATCATTCGAACCTACACCGTGAGCATCACCCGGCTCGACGGCGGTCCGCCCCCGGGCCCCTTCACGTTCAACACCGCCTTCCTCGTCCCCGCCGGCGTCATCTCCGGCACACCACCCGCCGCCACCGGCAACACCGCCCGCGTCGCCATCATCCTGGTCCCCGCCCAGGCCAAGAACGAGCCCCCCCTCCGGCCGTTCCCCAAGCTGCCGCTCAACGCCACTGCCGAGGTCATCTTCAAGGGGGAGAATGCTCGGGGGGAAACCCTCGAGGCTCGCGGCGCCATCACGCTGACCTTCCTCGTGGAAGCGAAGGATACCGCGGCGGCCTGCTAGATCATGGGAGGGGGCCTCGACGGCCCCCTCCCAGACCCTCCCCCCGAGGGGGGGTTGCGCGGGCAAGCCCGCGCTCGGAGTGGAACACCGACCCGCGGCGACCGGACGAGGCGTTGGCGCGCGATACTTCGGGGGGTCTCGGAAGGCCCCCCGATGCCCCCCTCGGTTACGGCGGCACAGCCGCCGCTCTCCAGGCCATCGGAAGGGTGCCTGCGCCGCGGCGCGGGCGCCAGGTGAGGCGGCGGCAGACGGGCAGGCTACCAGCGGAGGAGGGTCGCCCCCCAGGCGAAGCCCGTCCCGAAGGCCGCGGTCAGGACGAGGTCGCCCTCCTTGATCCGCCCTTCGGCGAAAGCCTCGTGAATGCAGATCGGGACCGAGGCCGCCGAGGTGTTGCCGTACTTGTGGATGTTGTTGAACATCTTCCCCGGCGGGATCTTCGCGTAGTCGGCGATGGAGTCGATGATCCGCATGTTCGCTTGATGAAAAAGGTAGAGATCGACGTCGGCGGGGGTGAGCCCGTTGGCCGACAGGGCTTCGTGCATGACTTCCTTGAAGCGCCGCACGGCTTGCATGAACACGGAGCGGCCGTTCATCCGGGGCCGCGCCCGCCCGTCGTCGATCTTCTTCTTCGACACCAGCGGGAAGGTCGAGTTTCCGTAGATCTCGCCGTAGAGCTTGTCGAGGATGGTGCCGTCAGTGTGAAGGTGGTGGGAGATGATGCCGCTGGGGGAACTCTGCTCTACGGCCTGCAGCACCACCGCCCCGGCCCCATCGGCGAACAACACGGCCATGTCCCGCCCGCGGTCCGAGAACTCTATCATGGGCGAGAGCATCTCGGCGCCGACGACGAGCACGCGCTCGTACGTCCCGATGCGCATGAACGCGTCGGCCGTGGCCAGCGCGTACACGAAGCCGGCGCACCCTTGCTGGAGGTTCAGCACCGGCGTGCTGGTGAGACCGAACTTCGAGGCCATCACGCACCCGGTGTGCGGGTAGGCGTACTCCGGGATGGTGGTGGTATCGACGATGAAGTCGATGTCGTCGATCTGGAGGCCCGCGTTCTTCAACGCCATCTGCGAGGCTTCGTAGGCGAGGTCGGCCGGCGTCAACGCGGCATCGATCTCGCCGTCCACGCCGTGGGTGAACACCTCGCGGACATAGGCATCCTTGTCAGGCGCCTCGGCGAGGCGGAGAAGAAACCGGTACGTGCTCGGCGAGACGCGCCGCTCCTTGATGCCGGTCCGCTGCGTGATCCACTCGTCGGACGTCGTGAAGCACCGCGCCAGCAGGTGGTTGTCCACCACGCACTCCGGCACGGCCATTCCGGTCCCGATGATCTTCGCCTTCTTCATCTGGGCCTACCGTACTATCGCCTCGCGAGCGCTGTCAAGGAGAGGAATCGTTCGCCGTGTCCCGCACTTAGCTCGACAGTGGCCGGGGCCGTCGAGGCCCTCTCCCAGGGCTCAGGCCCCGGTGAACCGGGGCGGGCGCTTCTCGAAGAACGCCGCCAATCCCTCCCGGTGGTCTTCCGACTCGATCATCATCCCCTGGCCGAGTGCCTCCCACCCGAGGGCGGTGTCGAGGTCGAGGGCCGGCGCCCGGTTCAGTAGCGATTTCGCCAGGGCCAGGGCCCGCGGCGGGCCATCGGCGATCCGGCGCGCCAGGGCCAGGGTGTGAGTCGCCAGCTCTCCCGCCGGGACGACGCGGTTGACCAGGCCGATCCGCTCCGCCTCGGCGGCCTCCAGGACGTCCGCCGTGAACACCAGTTCCTTGGCCTTCGCGAGCCCCACCCGGCGCGGCAGATGGTAGATCCCGCCTCCGTCGGGAATCAGGCCGAGGCGCGCGAAGACCTCGCCGAACCGAGCCCGATCCGCCGCCACCACGATGTCACAGGCCAGGGCCAAGTTACAGCCGGCACCCACGGCGACGCCGTCGACCATGGCGATCGTCGGGGTCCGGAAGCGCGCCAGCGCCAGCACGGCCCGGTTCATCGCCTCCACGCGAGCCTGCCCTTCCGTACCGGTCACCCGACGGGCCCGCATGAGCTTGACGTCCCCGCCGGCGCAGAAGTGCTCACCCGCGCCGCGCAGGATGAGGACACGAACCTGTGCGTCCCGTTCGAGGGCATGGAGGGTGGCCTCGAGATCGTCCCGCAGCTCGAGGTTGAGGGCATTCCGTGCCTCCGGCCGATTCAGTGTCACCGTGGCGATGCCGTCCGTCTGCTCCACCAGCACGGTCCTGCCGCCCATGTCTGCCTCCCTGTTGATGAAAAATCCCTCGGATTCGCGCCGGGCGCCGGGGGAGGCCTGGTCAGTCCCTGGGCGCTCCCCAGTAAAGATTGACAAGAAATTGACCAGGCGGGTATCTTAGCAAATCCGCCATGGACAGCATCCTGGTCATCGACGACGAGAGAAGCGTCCGCCAGCTGCTCTCCAAGGTCTTCGCCCAAGAGCAGGTCGAAATCTACACCGCGAGCACGGCGGCGGAAGGGCTCCAGAAGGCCGACGATGCGGATCCCGACATCATCCTCCTGGACCTGCGCCTGCCCGACGCGAGCGGGCTCGAGGTCCTCAAGACACTCAAGGCCCGGCACCCCGACACTCCCGTGATCATGATCACCGGCTTCGGCCAGGTGGAGAGCGCGGTCGAGGCCATGAAGCACGGGGCGACCGACTATCTGGAGAAGCCGTTCGAGCCTCTCGACAAGCTCCGCCTGGCCGTCGGCCGCCTCCTGGACGAGGTGAAGGCGCACCGGGAGATCCAGCGCCTCCACCAGCTTCAGGCGCGCATGTACGGCGTCGACCAGATCATCGGGGACTCCGAATCGACGCGCCATCTCCGGCAGGTCATCCGGCAGGTCGCCCAGAGCGAGGCCCAGACCATTCTCATCCTCGGCGAGAGCGGAACGGGGAAGGAGCTGGTGGCCAAGGGACTCCACTACGAAGGCGCGCGCCGGGAGTTCCCCTTCATGGAGGTCAATTGCGCGGCGATCACCGAGACGCTCTTCGAGAGCGAGCTCTTCGGCCACGAGAAGGGGTCCTTCACCGACGCCAAAGGCACCAAGAAGGGCCTGATGGAGCTGGCCGACCGCGGGACACTGTTCCTGGACGAGGTGAGCGAGATGGCCCCCGGCAGCCAGGCCAAGCTCCTGCGATGCCTCCAGGAGCGCGTCTTCCGACGGGTCGGCGGCACCCGGGACATCAAGGTCGACGTCCGGGTCATCGCGGCGACCAACCGACCGCTCGAGGCGCTCACCCGGGAGGGCAAGTTTCGCGAGGACCTCTTCTACCGCCTCAACGTCATCCCCATCGCGATCCCGCCGCTCCGGGCGCGCCGGGAGGACATTCTCCCGCTGGCCCGCCACTTCCTCGTCGAGCTCAACGCGACGTTCCACAAGGCGATCAAGAGCTTCACCCCCGACACCGAGCGACTCCTCCTCGCCTACCCGTGGCCGGGCAACGTCCGGGAGCTCCGCAACCTCATCGAGCGGCTGGTGATCCTGACGACCTCCGATTCCATCGAGCCCCAGCACCTGCCTCCGCCGTTCGGGGCACCGGCCGACGCCCCGGGCGTGCCGCGGGTCTCGGGGGAGCTCACGACGCTCGCCGACGTCGAGCGCGCCTACATCCTGCAAGCCGTGGAGAAGGCCAAGGGCAACAAGAGCCTGGCCGCGAAGATCCTCGGCATCTCGCGTCAAACCCTTCGGAAGAAGCTCGAAGGCGCCTGATTCCTCCCTGCTACCGGTCAGATTCGAGCCAGCGTGGACGCCCTGCATCCCCCGGCCATCCGTCTCTGCCGACGCGCGCCGAACTCGCGGTTACTGGCAGGAACTGGCCGGCGATCGGTCGTATTCTGGTAAAGAATCACCCATTTGGGAGTCAGGCGTCCTGGGGCCCATTCCACTAAGAGCTGACTTTCCCGCAGGTTGGGTGACAGGATGTCAAGTGGCACCCCCGTTGCACTCTTACGGGCCGCAACCCCGAGAGGCGGCTGCGAAATCCGGCAGATCCCAGGACACGAGACGAAGGGAGACCAGCGCATGCGGCCAAAGTTCAAGAAGCTGGAAGTCACGGATATCCGGGACCTCGAGAAGCTCGTCACGGAGAATGCCGAGAGCATCGAGCCTGGCCTGAGGATCATCGATTCTTGCCTCCTCCTGGGCCACGCCAGGGTCGATCTCGTGGGCCTCGACGCGAAGAACTCGCTCGTGCTCATCACGCTCGACTTCACGGCCACCGAGGACATGCTCCTGCGGGCGCTCGAAGCCTACTCCTGGTGTCTGGAGTATCCGGAGACGGTCCGCCGTCTCTATCCGAAGTCGCGATTCAAGTCGGAGCGGCCCCCGCGCGTACTC
Encoded proteins:
- the gspD gene encoding type II secretion system secretin GspD — its product is MLNFDNADIEAVIQAASEIAGFNYTIGPGVAGKKVTVQTAGRIPEDEVFNVLLAVLEVHGVTAIRSGNLYKIVPLATARERPVPTIIGAQPDPARRDDEVITQIVPITYVPADRVGAAIRPFVQGGNIVVHGNLLIITDTAVNIARLLRIVSALDVEAALDELRIIPVRYSDAVELGKILTDFFAGRRVRTPTTTVTPPVARPGVPAVPGVTTGAEPAERPPLIIADKRTNSLIISARRGDLETITQLLSQLDVDTQANKRVFVYYVENVKAKDLAATLTEIFGRPSREGEAAPRDRREAPPTTTPYPAVPPTGLTGPGATLGIPERAPTPAPGPGAELEPGVVEGQVKIVADEPNNALVVTTFPRNWPLIDDTIRKLDRTPKQVLIEVLVVELSLDDDTELGLEWAIRTQRNVNIGGNTYNIGNVSRLDVGPPGPAFSTNTPPGLPAFPGISTSLPFQGFTFFLFETDRFLGLINLYANYGRVNVLSSPHILTSENKKAVINVSDSVPIVTTQVTAQTGTPPSQVQQPPTNVLTQNVEYRDAGIILTVTPRISEKRVVALDVKQTVNSVGEPQPPSGSPIIIKREAETSVVLHDNQTLVLGGLIQTRRDNTQTGIPGLSRIPWVGFLFGKDSKRFRRTELLLLITPRVIGDPSEGREIYEQIRAQRPDLVRELRGHPSILKPAAPEPAPIPPAAPKPPATPLPVGSGGSTNDR
- a CDS encoding beta-ketoacyl-ACP synthase III; translation: MKKAKIIGTGMAVPECVVDNHLLARCFTTSDEWITQRTGIKERRVSPSTYRFLLRLAEAPDKDAYVREVFTHGVDGEIDAALTPADLAYEASQMALKNAGLQIDDIDFIVDTTTIPEYAYPHTGCVMASKFGLTSTPVLNLQQGCAGFVYALATADAFMRIGTYERVLVVGAEMLSPMIEFSDRGRDMAVLFADGAGAVVLQAVEQSSPSGIISHHLHTDGTILDKLYGEIYGNSTFPLVSKKKIDDGRARPRMNGRSVFMQAVRRFKEVMHEALSANGLTPADVDLYLFHQANMRIIDSIADYAKIPPGKMFNNIHKYGNTSAASVPICIHEAFAEGRIKEGDLVLTAAFGTGFAWGATLLRW
- a CDS encoding enoyl-CoA hydratase; the encoded protein is MGGRTVLVEQTDGIATVTLNRPEARNALNLELRDDLEATLHALERDAQVRVLILRGAGEHFCAGGDVKLMRARRVTGTEGQARVEAMNRAVLALARFRTPTIAMVDGVAVGAGCNLALACDIVVAADRARFGEVFARLGLIPDGGGIYHLPRRVGLAKAKELVFTADVLEAAEAERIGLVNRVVPAGELATHTLALARRIADGPPRALALAKSLLNRAPALDLDTALGWEALGQGMMIESEDHREGLAAFFEKRPPRFTGA
- a CDS encoding sigma-54 dependent transcriptional regulator, with protein sequence MDSILVIDDERSVRQLLSKVFAQEQVEIYTASTAAEGLQKADDADPDIILLDLRLPDASGLEVLKTLKARHPDTPVIMITGFGQVESAVEAMKHGATDYLEKPFEPLDKLRLAVGRLLDEVKAHREIQRLHQLQARMYGVDQIIGDSESTRHLRQVIRQVAQSEAQTILILGESGTGKELVAKGLHYEGARREFPFMEVNCAAITETLFESELFGHEKGSFTDAKGTKKGLMELADRGTLFLDEVSEMAPGSQAKLLRCLQERVFRRVGGTRDIKVDVRVIAATNRPLEALTREGKFREDLFYRLNVIPIAIPPLRARREDILPLARHFLVELNATFHKAIKSFTPDTERLLLAYPWPGNVRELRNLIERLVILTTSDSIEPQHLPPPFGAPADAPGVPRVSGELTTLADVERAYILQAVEKAKGNKSLAAKILGISRQTLRKKLEGA